From a single Erpetoichthys calabaricus chromosome 1, fErpCal1.3, whole genome shotgun sequence genomic region:
- the mterf2 gene encoding transcription termination factor 2, mitochondrial yields MFRVATFSLCLFYKRQQICLSFTRSFTKKSYGYRLLSSKGTETENACTIDSLGNLEVNISKVRQLKRWVLVNQVAYVNETAEFLREMGADKTQIASILERYPEAVLCTPTDVQLQREIWQLVCSNKKELLMIIEKFPSSFFTIGHSNNLKANIEYFKELGLNKKLISKVIASAPQNFSHPVEKNKEMICTLTDSYMKLGGLRTNMRPWLQKLLSLDPFILIKDPSIIKENLIFLHVTGFTSTEIFGLLTKLKGFISALSVSSMAENLAYTKKSLNCNDQTIKDIILKCPAILSLPIPVLMERLQGLLNSGITLGQIKQTPAILELTSQIVQFRIQKLVSSGYDIKKEGLGPLTGTKKDFEISSGKIQLKKERPIFNPVAPLKIDR; encoded by the coding sequence ATGTTCAGAGTGGCTACTTTTTCATTATGTCTTTTTTACAAAAGACAACAAATCTGCTTGTCTTTCACCCGGTCTTTCACAAAGAAGAGTTATGGATACAGACTGCTAAGCTCTAAAGGTACTGAAACTGAAAATGCATGCACTATAGACTCTCTTGGTAATTTAGAAGTGAATATTAGTAAAGTTCGGCAATTGAAGAGATGGGTATTGGTAAATCAAGTGGCCTATGTGAATGAAACAGCTGAGTTTTTAAGAGAAATGGGTGCTGATAAAACACAAATAGCTTCCATACTTGaacgatatccagaagctgttctttGTACTCCTACTGATGTCCAGTTGCAAAGGGAGATATGGCAGTTGGTATGTTCTAACAAGAAGGAACTGTTGATGATTATTGAGAAATTCCCATCTTCCTTCTTCACTATTGGACACTCTAACAACTTGAAAGCCAACATTGAGTATTTTAAAGAGCTTGGCTTAAACAAGAAGTTAATCAGTAAAGTGATAGCAAGTGCACCACAGAATTTTAGCCATCCTGTAGAAAAGAACAAAGAGATGATTTGCACGTTAACAGACAGTTATATGAAACTTGGTGGACTTAGGACCAATATGAGGCCTTGGTTGCAAAAACTTTTGAGCTTAGacccttttattttaattaaggatCCTAGTATAATTAAGGAGAACTTAATATTCCTTCACGTGACAGGGTTTACCAGCACAGAGATCTTTGGACTGCTGACTAAACTAAAGGGATTTATCTCTGCGCTTTCTGTAAGCAGTATGGCTGAGAATTTGGCATATACTAAGAAATCTTTAAATTGCAATGATCAAACAATAAAAGACATTATCCTCAAATGCCCAGCTATTTTGTCCCTGCCAATTCCTGTATTAATGGAACGCTTGCAGGGACTTTTAAACAGCGGCATAACTTTGGGTCAAATAAAACAAACCCCAGCAATTTTGGAGCTAACTTCACAGATTGTACAATTTCGAATTCAGAAGTTGGTATCTTCAGGCTATGATATTAAAAAGGAAGGGCTTGGGCCTTTAACTGGGACAAAAAAAGATTTTGAGATAAGTTCAGGAAAAATACAACTTAAAAAAGAGCGTCCAATTTTTAATCCGGTTGCTCCATTGAAAATTGATAGGTAG